Proteins from a genomic interval of Pradoshia eiseniae:
- a CDS encoding mandelate racemase/muconate lactonizing enzyme family protein, whose protein sequence is MKVTNIDTFNVSVPLIKPFKTAIRTVLSADSLIVRLDCDNGISGWGEAPATVAITGDSLTSIEAAIKDYLGPFLIGRNLLAYEEVLTGLAGVMVGNTSAKAALDMAIYDCLAQYSKLPLYEYLGGAAGELETDMTVSVNSPEEMGDDAERYIGEGFSVLKVKVGIGDIAQDIKRVKEIRKRAGGQIRIRLDANQGWSAKDAIKAIRQMEDEGLDIELVEQPVIAQDLYGLKKVTDHVDTLIMADEAVFSAKQVLEVIRMRAADLINIKLMKAGGIYQGQIINRLAETAGMECMVGSMIETHLGITAAAHFAASKKNITRFDFDAPLMLSKNILEGGLQYEGSKIHLPDGKGLGIKRVQTHEGGD, encoded by the coding sequence ATGAAAGTAACGAATATTGATACATTCAATGTGAGTGTGCCGCTCATCAAGCCGTTTAAAACAGCCATACGTACCGTGTTATCGGCTGATTCGCTCATTGTCCGTCTCGATTGTGATAACGGAATTAGCGGATGGGGGGAAGCGCCGGCAACAGTCGCGATTACCGGGGATTCACTGACTTCCATAGAGGCCGCCATAAAGGATTATCTTGGCCCCTTTTTAATAGGGCGTAATCTTCTAGCTTACGAGGAGGTACTCACTGGGCTTGCTGGGGTAATGGTTGGCAATACGAGCGCTAAGGCTGCGCTTGATATGGCTATCTATGATTGTCTTGCCCAATATAGCAAGCTTCCTTTATATGAATATTTAGGCGGAGCTGCCGGGGAGCTTGAGACGGACATGACTGTCAGCGTGAACAGCCCAGAGGAGATGGGGGATGATGCGGAGCGCTATATTGGCGAAGGCTTTTCGGTTTTAAAGGTAAAGGTCGGTATCGGGGATATTGCCCAAGATATCAAACGGGTGAAAGAAATCAGGAAACGGGCTGGCGGGCAAATCCGTATCAGACTTGACGCTAACCAGGGCTGGTCTGCTAAAGATGCAATCAAGGCCATCCGGCAGATGGAAGACGAAGGGCTAGACATTGAGCTGGTTGAGCAGCCCGTAATAGCGCAGGATTTATATGGGCTGAAGAAAGTGACTGATCATGTAGATACATTAATTATGGCTGATGAAGCAGTCTTTTCGGCAAAGCAAGTGTTAGAGGTCATCAGAATGCGTGCGGCGGATTTAATCAACATAAAGCTTATGAAGGCAGGGGGTATCTATCAAGGGCAAATCATCAATCGTCTGGCAGAGACCGCTGGAATGGAGTGTATGGTAGGAAGCATGATTGAAACGCATTTGGGCATTACGGCTGCTGCCCATTTTGCGGCAAGCAAGAAAAACATCACCCGCTTTGATTTCGATGCCCCTTTAATGCTATCAAAAAACATCCTCGAAGGCGGATTACAATACGAGGGTAGCAAAATTCATTTGCCGGATGGGAAGGGTCTTGGCATCAAGCGTGTTCAAACTCATGAGGGAGGAGATTAA
- a CDS encoding C40 family peptidase, which produces MEEKIMQIAVSVATVWTSNQSPRELDQPATSNPARISEWLMSMALSDLMDLHNANRVQTQLLFGEEVIVTGMEGEWASIIAPSQYSSKDSRGYPGWVPLGQLRDIKDAADVKKGMAVIQSKMALLHIEGMDSTIPICYQTALPFLGDSGETIMVQTPLGKGELHKEDVQLLKEGESLPEKSGEAICQAGERFLELSYLWGGVSSYGYDCSGFAYTMLKANGYVIARDAGDQAQGGREVKLNAIEPGDLLFFAYEEGKGPIHHVGIYHGDGRLLHSPKTGKSIESILLEGTIYEKELCCARRYHRNSGEQE; this is translated from the coding sequence ATGGAAGAAAAAATAATGCAAATCGCTGTATCTGTCGCAACAGTCTGGACATCCAATCAGTCTCCGCGGGAACTAGATCAGCCGGCAACAAGCAATCCGGCAAGAATCTCAGAGTGGCTGATGTCGATGGCGCTTTCAGATTTGATGGATTTACACAATGCTAATCGAGTCCAAACACAGCTATTATTCGGTGAAGAAGTGATTGTTACTGGCATGGAGGGAGAATGGGCATCCATCATTGCACCGAGCCAGTATTCCTCAAAGGATAGCCGAGGCTATCCGGGATGGGTTCCTCTCGGCCAGCTGCGGGACATTAAAGATGCAGCTGATGTCAAAAAAGGAATGGCTGTCATCCAAAGCAAGATGGCATTGTTGCATATCGAGGGAATGGACTCCACCATTCCGATTTGTTACCAAACTGCCCTGCCCTTCCTAGGTGACAGCGGTGAAACCATCATGGTTCAAACGCCGCTTGGCAAAGGGGAATTGCATAAGGAAGATGTGCAACTATTAAAAGAAGGTGAATCGCTTCCTGAAAAATCAGGCGAGGCCATTTGCCAAGCGGGTGAACGGTTCCTCGAACTCTCGTATTTATGGGGCGGTGTCAGCAGCTATGGCTATGATTGCTCTGGATTTGCCTATACGATGCTAAAGGCAAATGGGTATGTCATCGCACGCGATGCAGGTGACCAGGCACAGGGAGGAAGAGAAGTGAAACTCAATGCTATTGAGCCAGGGGACCTTTTGTTTTTTGCCTATGAGGAAGGGAAGGGACCGATCCATCACGTCGGAATTTATCATGGTGATGGCCGGCTGCTTCATTCGCCGAAGACGGGGAAAT